From Salipiger profundus, a single genomic window includes:
- a CDS encoding alpha-D-ribose 1-methylphosphonate 5-triphosphate diphosphatase has translation MIALTFENARVLRPSGWDDGPLSIGGGLILDDAAGRRVDLAGYDVLPGIVDTHGDGFERHMAPRRGALRERDAGMVACAAELAANGITTATLAQFWSWEGGMRGPEFAEEVFAAVAAVAPTVPVDLRLQLRLETHFLEAFERAEAAVARWGIGYVVFNDHLPHERLAAGRKPPRLTGQALKSGRSPETHLALMQALHARTEEVPEAIDALCARLAARGVAMGSHDDRSAEGRAAWRARGVRVSEFPETPEAAEAARAGGDSVVLGAPNVVRGASHAGNVAAAELIAAGLCDALASDYHYPAPARAAWRCVELGLLDEATAWRLVSEGPARMLGLLDRGRLEPGLRADLVVMDRATRRIVMTIAAGQVAWLSGEVAARLF, from the coding sequence ATGATCGCGCTCACCTTCGAGAATGCCCGCGTCCTGCGCCCTTCGGGCTGGGACGACGGCCCGCTGTCCATCGGTGGCGGGCTGATCCTTGACGACGCGGCGGGCCGCCGGGTGGACCTTGCGGGATACGACGTCCTGCCGGGCATCGTCGACACCCACGGCGACGGTTTCGAGCGCCACATGGCACCGCGCCGGGGCGCGCTGCGCGAGCGCGACGCGGGCATGGTGGCCTGCGCAGCCGAGCTTGCCGCCAACGGCATCACCACGGCGACGCTGGCGCAGTTCTGGTCCTGGGAAGGCGGCATGCGCGGGCCCGAGTTCGCCGAGGAAGTCTTTGCCGCCGTCGCGGCGGTGGCCCCCACCGTCCCCGTGGACCTGCGGCTGCAGTTGCGGCTCGAGACGCATTTCCTCGAGGCCTTCGAACGCGCCGAGGCGGCGGTCGCGCGCTGGGGGATCGGTTACGTGGTGTTCAACGATCATCTGCCGCACGAGCGCCTCGCCGCCGGGCGCAAGCCGCCCCGGCTGACCGGGCAGGCGCTGAAGTCCGGTCGATCCCCCGAGACCCATCTCGCGCTGATGCAGGCGCTGCATGCGCGCACCGAGGAGGTCCCCGAGGCGATCGACGCGCTCTGCGCGCGGCTGGCCGCACGTGGCGTCGCGATGGGCAGCCATGACGACCGCAGCGCCGAAGGGCGGGCCGCCTGGCGCGCGCGCGGGGTGCGCGTGTCGGAGTTTCCGGAGACGCCGGAGGCGGCCGAGGCCGCGCGGGCGGGCGGCGACTCGGTGGTGCTCGGCGCGCCCAATGTGGTGCGCGGGGCGAGCCACGCGGGCAACGTCGCGGCCGCCGAGCTGATCGCCGCCGGGCTCTGCGACGCGCTGGCCTCGGACTACCATTACCCGGCGCCGGCAAGGGCCGCGTGGCGCTGCGTCGAGCTGGGGCTGCTCGACGAGGCGACGGCCTGGCGGCTGGTTTCGGAGGGCCCGGCGCGGATGCTGGGTCTGCTGGACCGTGGCCGGCTTGAGCCGGGTCTGCGTGCCGATCTCGTGGTGATGGACCGGGCAACGCGACGCATCGTGATGACCATCGCCGCGGGACAGGTGGCATGGCTCTCGGGCGAGGTCGCGGCGCGGTTGTTCTGA
- a CDS encoding 5-(carboxyamino)imidazole ribonucleotide synthase, with the protein MTDPLPQGATIGILGGGQLGRMLSVAASRLGLRCHVFEPGAEPPAGHVADAVTTAGYDDTAALEAFAASVDVITYEFENIPTEALDVLQALRPIRPGREALRVSQDRLTEKTFLTDLGLRTAPFADITDAASLKQALEVIGAPAILKTRRFGYDGKGQARISSPDEAETALAEMNGAPAILEGFVEFSCEVSVIAARSADGSVACFDPGENIHREGILRTTTVPARLSASQRTDAVLLAAQILNALNYVGVMGVELFVTPQGLLVNEIAPRVHNSGHWTQNGCTIDQFEQHIRAVANWPLGDGSRYADVQMENLIGDDLDKLPELAKESDVAIHLYGKAAVKPGRKMGHVNRIIRG; encoded by the coding sequence ATGACCGACCCACTTCCCCAGGGCGCAACCATCGGCATTCTCGGCGGCGGCCAGCTCGGCCGGATGCTCTCGGTCGCGGCCAGCAGGCTGGGCCTGCGCTGCCATGTCTTCGAGCCGGGCGCCGAGCCGCCGGCAGGCCACGTTGCCGACGCGGTGACCACGGCAGGCTACGACGACACCGCCGCGCTTGAGGCGTTTGCCGCCTCGGTCGACGTCATCACCTACGAGTTCGAGAACATCCCGACCGAGGCACTCGATGTCCTTCAGGCCCTGCGGCCCATTCGCCCCGGGCGCGAGGCGCTGCGGGTGAGCCAGGATCGGCTGACGGAAAAGACCTTCCTCACGGACCTCGGCCTGCGCACTGCGCCCTTCGCCGACATCACCGATGCCGCCAGCCTGAAGCAGGCGCTCGAGGTCATCGGCGCGCCCGCGATCCTCAAGACCCGGCGCTTCGGCTACGACGGCAAGGGGCAGGCGCGGATCTCCTCGCCTGACGAGGCCGAGACCGCGCTCGCCGAGATGAACGGTGCTCCGGCGATCCTCGAAGGCTTCGTCGAGTTCTCCTGCGAGGTCTCGGTCATCGCCGCGCGCAGCGCCGACGGGTCTGTGGCCTGCTTCGATCCGGGCGAGAACATCCACCGCGAAGGCATCCTCCGCACCACGACCGTGCCGGCGCGTCTCAGTGCCTCGCAGCGCACCGACGCCGTGCTGCTGGCGGCGCAGATCCTCAACGCGCTGAACTACGTCGGCGTCATGGGGGTCGAACTCTTCGTGACGCCGCAGGGCCTCCTGGTAAACGAGATCGCGCCTCGGGTGCACAACTCCGGCCACTGGACCCAGAACGGTTGCACCATCGATCAGTTCGAGCAGCACATCCGCGCGGTGGCCAACTGGCCGCTCGGGGACGGCAGCCGCTACGCCGACGTGCAGATGGAAAACCTGATCGGCGATGATCTCGACAAGCTTCCGGAGCTCGCCAAGGAAAGCGACGTCGCCATCCATCTCTACGGCAAGGCGGCGGTCAAGCCGGGCCGCAAGATGGGCCACGTCAATCGCATCATTCGCGGCTGA
- the purE gene encoding 5-(carboxyamino)imidazole ribonucleotide mutase encodes MAEDAVKVGIIMGSQSDWPTMEEAARVLDELGVAYEVKIVSAHRTPDRLWSYGKTAAERGLQAIIAGAGGAAHLPGMMASKTRVPVLGVPVQTRALSGVDSLYSIVQMPRGFPVGTMAIGGAGATNAGLMAAGILALQDPALAERLDAWREALSASIPDEPQRD; translated from the coding sequence ATGGCGGAAGACGCGGTCAAGGTCGGGATCATCATGGGCAGCCAGTCGGACTGGCCAACGATGGAGGAAGCGGCGCGGGTGCTAGACGAGCTCGGCGTGGCCTACGAGGTCAAGATCGTCTCGGCCCACCGCACACCCGACCGGCTCTGGTCCTATGGCAAGACAGCGGCCGAGCGCGGTCTCCAGGCGATCATCGCCGGCGCCGGCGGTGCGGCGCATCTGCCCGGCATGATGGCGTCGAAGACCCGCGTGCCGGTGCTCGGTGTGCCGGTGCAGACGCGGGCGCTCTCCGGCGTGGACAGCCTCTACTCCATCGTGCAGATGCCGCGCGGCTTTCCCGTCGGCACCATGGCCATCGGCGGGGCCGGTGCGACCAACGCGGGGCTCATGGCGGCAGGTATCCTCGCGTTGCAGGATCCCGCGCTGGCCGAGCGTCTCGATGCCTGGCGCGAGGCACTGTCGGCCTCGATCCCCGACGAGCCGCAGCGCGACTGA
- the yghU gene encoding glutathione-dependent disulfide-bond oxidoreductase, translating into MTEEYTPPKVWTWDQPSGGKWASLNRPVAGPTHDKELPVGKHPFQLYSLATPNGQKVTILFEELLAAGHDAEYDAWLINIGEGDQFGSGFVDVNPNSKIPALMDRSGDTPVRVFESGAILMHLAEKFGAFLTGPEQRAEMLSWLFWQMGSAPYLGGGFGHFYAYAPYKMQYPIDRFTMEVKRQLDVLDRHLSENRYMVGDTYTIADMAIWPWYGRTVMGESYDAGEFLDVKTYKNVIRWTEEIAARPAVQRGRIVNKVSGEPHEQLHERHDAGDFDTKTQDKIG; encoded by the coding sequence ATGACCGAAGAGTATACCCCCCCGAAAGTCTGGACTTGGGACCAGCCGAGCGGCGGCAAGTGGGCCTCGCTCAACCGCCCCGTCGCCGGCCCGACCCACGACAAGGAGCTGCCGGTCGGCAAGCATCCGTTCCAGCTCTACAGCCTCGCCACGCCCAACGGGCAGAAGGTCACGATCCTCTTCGAAGAGTTGCTGGCGGCAGGGCATGACGCCGAGTACGACGCCTGGCTCATCAACATCGGAGAGGGCGACCAGTTCGGCTCGGGCTTCGTCGACGTGAACCCGAACTCCAAGATCCCCGCCCTGATGGACCGCTCGGGCGACACGCCTGTCCGCGTGTTCGAATCGGGCGCCATCCTCATGCACCTCGCCGAGAAGTTCGGTGCCTTCCTCACCGGACCGGAGCAGCGGGCCGAGATGCTGTCCTGGCTGTTCTGGCAGATGGGCAGCGCGCCCTACCTCGGTGGAGGCTTCGGCCACTTCTACGCCTACGCGCCCTACAAGATGCAGTATCCCATCGACCGGTTCACCATGGAGGTGAAACGCCAGCTCGACGTGCTCGACCGGCACCTCTCCGAGAACCGCTACATGGTGGGCGACACCTACACCATCGCCGACATGGCGATCTGGCCCTGGTATGGCCGCACCGTGATGGGCGAATCCTACGACGCGGGCGAGTTCCTCGACGTGAAGACCTACAAGAACGTCATTCGCTGGACCGAGGAGATCGCAGCGCGCCCGGCGGTGCAGCGCGGTCGCATCGTCAACAAGGTCTCCGGCGAGCCGCACGAGCAACTCCACGAGCGTCACGACGCCGGCGACTTCGATACGAAGACGCAGGACAAGATCGGCTGA
- a CDS encoding ligase-associated DNA damage response DEXH box helicase, with the protein MTELPAPLQQWLDTRGWQMHPHQRDMLERSAAACLMLIAPTGGGKTLAGFLPTLAELGEAPRAGLHTLYISPLKALAADIRRNLMTPIEEAGLPIRVEDRTGDTPSSRKRRQRADPPHILLTTPESLALLTSYEDAPRIFAGLQRVVVDEIHALAESKRGDQLMLSLARLQAMCPDLRRVGLSATVEDPQAIAGLLAHHPDPCEIVEADPGPEPDISMLVTDEAPPWSGGGAAYAIPAVLEEVKRHRTTLIFHNTRAQAELFFHRLWLANEEALPIGIHHGSLDRGQREKVEAAMVRGDLRAIVCTGSLDLGIDWGDVDLVIQIGAPKNVKRLVQRIGRANHRYNAPSKALLVPANRFEVVECVAALEAVRARDLDGEWRGRGPRDVLCQHILIAACAGPFEADALYAEMTTAGAYADLSRAEFDACLEFCATGGYALRAYDRWQRLQQRPDGQWQLRDPRSAVRIRQNIGTIQDTDTLKVRWRGRGGAPLGEIEEGFAAQLTRGDTFLIGGQIVRYEGLREMIVEVSRDAARKPKIATFMGTKFATSTQLSARIVEMFRQDSWPGLPDHTAEWLALQREVSRLPQPGRLLIESFPHDGREQLVVYGFAGRNAMQTLGLLLTKRMEEEGLAPMGFVASDYAVLIWGLDALIDPAPLFDLEKLEAGLETWLTGNAVMKRTFRASATIAGLIERNTGGQRKTGRQATMSSDILYDTLVKYDPGHLLLDITREEAMRGLVDFSRIREMCARVGDRIDLLRLSRVSPLSAPLFLEPGRVPIAGSADERLIQEEVTQLLEASGLAQIHGERAKGSRDHNPR; encoded by the coding sequence ATGACAGAGCTTCCCGCCCCCCTTCAGCAGTGGCTCGACACGCGCGGCTGGCAGATGCACCCGCACCAGCGCGACATGCTCGAGCGCAGCGCCGCCGCCTGCCTGATGCTCATCGCGCCAACCGGCGGCGGCAAGACCCTGGCAGGCTTCCTTCCTACGCTCGCGGAACTGGGGGAAGCGCCGCGCGCCGGGTTGCACACGCTCTACATCTCGCCGCTCAAGGCGCTGGCCGCCGACATCCGCCGCAACCTGATGACCCCCATCGAGGAGGCCGGGCTGCCGATCCGGGTCGAGGACCGCACCGGCGACACACCGTCATCGCGCAAGCGCCGGCAGCGCGCCGACCCGCCGCACATCCTGCTCACCACGCCCGAGTCGCTGGCGCTGCTCACCTCCTACGAGGACGCACCCCGCATCTTCGCGGGGTTGCAGCGGGTGGTGGTGGACGAGATACACGCGCTGGCGGAAAGCAAGCGGGGCGATCAGCTCATGCTGTCGCTGGCGCGGCTTCAGGCGATGTGCCCGGACCTGCGGCGGGTCGGCCTCTCGGCCACGGTCGAGGACCCGCAGGCCATCGCCGGGCTGCTGGCGCATCATCCCGACCCCTGCGAGATCGTCGAGGCCGACCCCGGGCCGGAGCCGGACATCTCGATGCTGGTGACGGACGAAGCGCCGCCGTGGTCCGGCGGCGGCGCGGCCTATGCCATTCCGGCGGTGCTGGAGGAGGTGAAGCGCCACCGCACGACGCTGATCTTCCACAACACCCGCGCGCAGGCGGAACTGTTCTTCCACCGGCTGTGGCTCGCCAACGAGGAGGCGCTGCCGATCGGTATCCACCACGGCTCGCTCGACCGGGGGCAACGCGAGAAGGTCGAGGCTGCGATGGTGCGCGGTGACCTGCGGGCCATCGTCTGCACCGGGTCGCTCGACCTCGGCATCGACTGGGGCGACGTCGATCTCGTCATCCAGATCGGCGCGCCGAAAAACGTGAAGCGGCTCGTGCAACGCATCGGGCGCGCGAACCACCGCTACAACGCGCCGTCGAAGGCGCTGCTGGTGCCCGCCAACCGCTTCGAAGTGGTCGAATGCGTCGCCGCGCTGGAGGCGGTGCGGGCGCGCGATCTCGATGGCGAGTGGCGCGGGCGGGGGCCGCGCGACGTGCTCTGCCAGCACATCCTGATTGCCGCCTGTGCCGGGCCGTTCGAGGCCGATGCGCTTTACGCCGAGATGACCACGGCGGGCGCCTACGCCGACCTGAGCCGGGCCGAGTTCGATGCCTGTCTCGAATTCTGCGCTACCGGCGGCTACGCGCTGCGCGCCTACGACCGCTGGCAGCGGCTGCAGCAGCGCCCCGACGGCCAGTGGCAGCTGCGCGATCCGCGCTCGGCGGTGCGCATCCGCCAGAACATCGGCACCATCCAGGATACCGACACGCTCAAGGTCCGCTGGCGCGGCCGTGGTGGTGCACCGCTGGGCGAGATCGAAGAGGGCTTCGCGGCGCAGCTCACGCGCGGCGACACCTTCCTGATCGGCGGCCAGATCGTCCGCTACGAGGGCCTGCGCGAGATGATCGTCGAGGTCAGCCGCGACGCCGCCCGCAAGCCCAAGATCGCCACCTTCATGGGCACCAAGTTCGCCACCTCGACCCAGCTCTCTGCCCGGATCGTCGAGATGTTCCGGCAGGACAGCTGGCCCGGCCTGCCCGACCACACCGCCGAATGGCTGGCGCTGCAACGCGAGGTCTCGCGGCTGCCGCAGCCCGGTCGACTCCTGATCGAAAGCTTCCCGCACGACGGGCGCGAACAGCTCGTCGTCTACGGCTTCGCCGGGCGCAACGCCATGCAGACCCTCGGGCTGCTGCTGACCAAGCGGATGGAGGAAGAGGGGCTCGCCCCCATGGGCTTCGTCGCCAGCGACTATGCCGTGCTGATCTGGGGGCTCGACGCTTTGATCGACCCGGCGCCGCTGTTCGACCTGGAAAAGCTCGAGGCGGGGCTCGAGACGTGGCTCACCGGCAACGCGGTGATGAAGCGCACCTTCCGCGCCTCGGCGACCATTGCCGGCCTCATCGAGCGCAACACCGGCGGCCAGCGCAAGACCGGACGACAGGCGACGATGTCCTCGGACATTCTCTACGACACGCTGGTGAAATACGACCCCGGCCATCTGCTGCTCGACATCACCCGCGAAGAGGCGATGCGCGGCCTCGTGGATTTCTCGCGCATCCGCGAGATGTGCGCCCGGGTCGGTGACCGCATCGACCTGCTGCGACTGTCGCGGGTGTCACCGCTGTCGGCCCCGCTTTTCCTCGAGCCCGGCCGGGTGCCGATCGCGGGCTCTGCCGACGAACGGCTCATCCAGGAGGAGGTCACGCAGCTGCTCGAAGCCTCGGGGCTTGCACAAATTCACGGCGAAAGGGCGAAAGGTTCCAGAGATCACAACCCTAGGTGA
- the pdeM gene encoding ligase-associated DNA damage response endonuclease PdeM, with protein sequence MNTHGFTFCGAALSALPSGALHWPDERLLVVSDLHFGKAARLSAVGGAALPPYETRETLLRLETDLETTGAERVICLGDSFDAASIDRALPEDDRLWIARLQAGRDWIWIEGNHDPGPVTLGGTHLAELIVGPLTFRHIATDGARAEVSGHYHPKARLKLRGRSLSRPCFLVDAARLILPAYGAYTGGLRCDSATLCELMETGARAILTGPSPVAIPMPRG encoded by the coding sequence ATGAACACCCACGGTTTCACGTTCTGCGGCGCCGCGCTTTCGGCCCTGCCCTCGGGCGCGCTGCACTGGCCCGACGAGCGGCTTCTGGTCGTCTCCGACCTGCATTTCGGCAAGGCGGCGCGGCTCTCGGCGGTCGGCGGCGCGGCGCTGCCGCCCTACGAAACACGCGAGACCCTGCTGCGGCTCGAGACCGACCTCGAGACGACCGGGGCGGAACGGGTGATCTGTCTTGGCGACAGTTTCGACGCCGCCAGCATCGACCGTGCCCTGCCCGAGGACGATCGGCTGTGGATCGCCCGCCTGCAGGCCGGACGCGACTGGATCTGGATCGAGGGCAACCACGATCCCGGCCCGGTGACGCTGGGCGGCACGCATCTGGCCGAGCTGATCGTCGGGCCGCTGACCTTCCGACACATCGCGACCGACGGCGCGCGGGCCGAGGTCTCGGGGCACTACCACCCCAAGGCGCGGCTGAAGCTGCGCGGGCGCAGCCTGTCGCGGCCCTGTTTCCTCGTCGATGCGGCGCGACTCATCCTGCCTGCGTATGGCGCCTATACCGGCGGGCTGCGCTGCGACAGCGCCACGCTCTGCGAGCTGATGGAGACCGGCGCGCGGGCGATCCTGACCGGCCCCTCGCCCGTCGCCATCCCGATGCCGCGCGGTTGA
- a CDS encoding PaaI family thioesterase has translation MDIEHRIRESFDRQSMMTTLGARLVTVAPGAVSIEAAIRPDLMQQHGYAHAALAFAVGDSSAGYSALSVMPEGKEVVTAEMKIHLLAPATGERLVARGRVVKPGRRLVIVTADVFAVTGEEEVHAALLTGTMIPI, from the coding sequence ATGGACATCGAACACCGCATCCGCGAGAGCTTTGACCGCCAGTCGATGATGACGACGCTCGGCGCGCGCCTCGTGACGGTCGCGCCCGGCGCCGTGTCCATCGAGGCCGCCATACGCCCGGATCTCATGCAGCAGCACGGCTACGCCCACGCGGCGCTGGCCTTTGCCGTGGGAGACAGCTCGGCGGGCTATTCGGCGCTCTCGGTGATGCCCGAGGGCAAAGAGGTCGTGACCGCCGAGATGAAGATCCACCTGCTCGCGCCCGCGACGGGGGAGCGGCTGGTGGCCCGGGGCCGGGTGGTCAAGCCCGGCCGGCGGCTGGTGATCGTCACGGCGGATGTCTTCGCGGTCACCGGCGAGGAGGAGGTTCACGCGGCGCTGCTCACCGGAACGATGATCCCGATCTGA
- the folD gene encoding bifunctional methylenetetrahydrofolate dehydrogenase/methenyltetrahydrofolate cyclohydrolase FolD translates to MAASIIDGKAFAASVREKVAAHVARLKDEHGITPGLAVVLVGEDPASQVYVRNKGKQTVECGMQSFEHKLPADTPEADLLALVERLNADPAVHGILVQLPLPDHMNEDAVINAIDPAKDVDGFHISNVGLLGTGQKSMVPCTPLGCLMMLRDQLGSLSGLDAVVIGRSNIVGKPMAQLLLGESCTVTIAHSRTKDLPAVVRRADIVVAAVGRPQMVPGDWIKPGATVIDVGINRIPAPEKGEGKTRLVGDVDFDSCADVAGAITPVPGGVGPMTIACLLANTVTACARANGLPEPEGLTV, encoded by the coding sequence ATGGCGGCAAGCATCATCGACGGCAAGGCCTTTGCGGCCAGTGTGCGGGAAAAGGTGGCAGCGCATGTGGCGCGGCTGAAGGACGAGCACGGCATCACGCCGGGGCTTGCCGTGGTGCTGGTGGGCGAGGACCCCGCGAGCCAGGTCTACGTCCGCAACAAGGGCAAGCAGACCGTCGAATGCGGCATGCAGAGCTTCGAGCACAAGCTGCCTGCCGACACGCCCGAGGCGGACCTGCTGGCGCTCGTGGAGCGGCTGAATGCCGATCCTGCGGTGCATGGCATCCTCGTGCAGCTGCCGCTGCCCGACCACATGAACGAGGACGCGGTCATCAACGCGATCGACCCGGCCAAGGACGTCGATGGCTTCCACATCTCCAACGTCGGTCTTCTGGGCACCGGTCAGAAGAGCATGGTGCCCTGCACGCCGCTCGGCTGCCTGATGATGCTTCGCGACCAGCTCGGCTCGCTCAGCGGTCTGGATGCGGTGGTGATCGGGCGCAGCAACATCGTCGGCAAGCCGATGGCGCAGCTCCTGCTCGGGGAAAGCTGCACCGTGACCATCGCGCATTCGCGCACGAAGGATCTTCCGGCGGTGGTGCGCCGGGCCGACATCGTGGTGGCGGCGGTGGGTCGTCCGCAGATGGTGCCGGGCGACTGGATCAAGCCGGGCGCGACGGTGATCGACGTCGGCATCAACCGCATCCCCGCCCCCGAGAAGGGCGAGGGCAAGACGCGGCTCGTGGGCGACGTCGATTTCGACAGCTGCGCCGACGTCGCCGGGGCGATCACGCCGGTGCCGGGGGGCGTCGGGCCGATGACCATCGCCTGCCTGCTCGCCAACACGGTGACCGCCTGCGCCCGTGCCAACGGCCTGCCCGAGCCCGAGGGCCTCACGGTCTGA
- a CDS encoding chorismate mutase: MRDPASLEDMTALRAEIDATDRELSALMAHRARLIARAAELKAGNGWPARITDRVDEVIANARANAERDGWDPALAELVWQELVEWSIRREQSALGRE, from the coding sequence ATGCGCGACCCCGCGAGCCTCGAAGACATGACGGCGCTGCGCGCCGAGATCGACGCGACCGACCGCGAGCTCAGCGCGCTCATGGCGCACCGGGCGCGGCTGATCGCCCGCGCGGCAGAGCTGAAGGCCGGCAACGGCTGGCCGGCCCGCATCACCGATCGTGTCGACGAGGTCATCGCCAACGCCCGCGCCAACGCCGAGCGCGACGGCTGGGATCCGGCGCTGGCCGAACTCGTCTGGCAGGAACTGGTGGAATGGTCGATCCGGCGCGAGCAGAGCGCGCTCGGTCGCGAGTAG
- a CDS encoding formate--tetrahydrofolate ligase, producing the protein MAVKPDIEIAREADKRPIQEIGATLGIPPEHLLPYGHDKAKVAQDFISGLSGRPDGKLILVTAINPTPAGEGKTTTTVGLGDGLSRIGKKAAVCIREASLGPNFGMKGGAAGGGRAQIVPMEDMNLHFTGDFHAITSAHNLLAAMIDNHIYWGNEQEIDLRRVVWRRVVDMNDRALRHTVTSLGGVANGFPRESGFDITVASEVMAILCLADDLSDLQRRLGDMIVAYRRDRSPVLARDIGADGAMTVLLKDAMQPNLVQTLEHTPAFVHGGPFANIAHGCNSVIATRTALKLSDYVVTEAGFGADLGAEKFFDIKCRKAGLHPDCVVLVATVRALKMNGGLQKDELADENVTAVTEGCANLGRHIQNLKGFGVPVVVAINHFIGDTDAEIAAVHDYVAGQGAEAYLCKHWAEGGAGIEALATRVTEIADAGMAQFAPLYADDTPLWQKIECIAERIYHAHEVTADTRVRDQLAQWEAQGYGNLPVCMAKTQYSFSTDPGLRGAPEGHVVPVREVRLSAGAGFVVAICGEIMTMPGLPRRPAAENIRLGADGEIEGLF; encoded by the coding sequence GTGGCCGTGAAACCCGACATCGAGATTGCCCGCGAGGCCGACAAACGCCCGATCCAGGAGATCGGCGCCACGCTCGGCATTCCGCCCGAGCACCTGCTGCCCTACGGCCACGACAAGGCGAAGGTCGCGCAGGACTTCATCTCGGGGCTGTCGGGCCGGCCGGACGGCAAGCTCATCCTCGTGACGGCAATCAACCCGACGCCCGCCGGCGAGGGCAAGACCACGACGACCGTGGGTCTGGGCGACGGGCTGTCGCGGATCGGCAAGAAGGCGGCGGTCTGCATCCGCGAGGCCTCGCTCGGGCCGAACTTCGGGATGAAGGGCGGCGCGGCTGGAGGCGGGCGCGCGCAGATCGTGCCGATGGAGGACATGAACCTCCACTTCACCGGGGATTTCCACGCGATCACCAGCGCCCACAACCTGCTGGCGGCGATGATCGACAACCACATCTACTGGGGCAACGAGCAGGAGATCGACCTGCGGCGCGTGGTGTGGCGCCGCGTGGTCGACATGAACGACCGGGCGCTGCGCCACACGGTCACCTCGCTCGGCGGCGTCGCGAACGGCTTCCCGCGCGAAAGCGGTTTCGACATCACCGTGGCCTCCGAGGTCATGGCGATCCTCTGCCTTGCCGACGACCTGTCCGATCTGCAGCGGCGGCTGGGCGACATGATCGTGGCCTACCGTCGCGACCGCTCGCCGGTGCTGGCGCGCGACATCGGCGCCGACGGGGCGATGACGGTGCTGCTGAAGGACGCGATGCAGCCCAACCTCGTGCAGACGCTCGAGCATACGCCGGCCTTCGTGCACGGCGGGCCCTTCGCCAACATCGCGCATGGCTGCAACTCGGTGATCGCGACGCGGACCGCGCTGAAGCTCTCCGATTACGTGGTGACCGAGGCGGGCTTCGGGGCCGACCTCGGCGCCGAGAAGTTCTTCGACATCAAGTGCCGCAAGGCCGGGCTGCATCCCGACTGCGTGGTGCTGGTGGCGACGGTGCGGGCGCTCAAGATGAACGGCGGGCTGCAGAAGGACGAGCTTGCCGACGAGAACGTCACCGCAGTCACGGAGGGCTGTGCCAACCTCGGGCGGCATATCCAGAACCTCAAGGGCTTCGGCGTGCCGGTGGTGGTGGCCATCAACCATTTCATCGGCGACACCGACGCCGAGATCGCTGCCGTGCACGACTACGTGGCGGGGCAGGGGGCCGAGGCTTATCTCTGCAAGCACTGGGCCGAGGGCGGCGCCGGCATCGAGGCGCTGGCCACGCGCGTCACCGAGATTGCCGATGCGGGCATGGCACAGTTCGCGCCGCTCTACGCCGACGACACGCCGCTCTGGCAGAAGATCGAATGCATCGCCGAGCGCATCTACCACGCCCACGAGGTGACCGCCGACACCCGGGTGCGCGACCAGCTCGCCCAGTGGGAGGCGCAGGGCTACGGCAACCTGCCGGTCTGCATGGCCAAGACGCAGTATTCCTTCTCGACCGATCCGGGACTGCGTGGTGCGCCCGAGGGCCATGTGGTGCCGGTGCGCGAGGTGCGGCTTTCGGCGGGGGCGGGTTTCGTGGTCGCCATCTGCGGCGAGATCATGACCATGCCGGGCCTGCCGCGACGCCCGGCCGCCGAGAACATCCGGCTGGGGGCCGACGGCGAGATCGAGGGCCTGTTCTGA